In one Heteronotia binoei isolate CCM8104 ecotype False Entrance Well chromosome 1, APGP_CSIRO_Hbin_v1, whole genome shotgun sequence genomic region, the following are encoded:
- the CLDN20 gene encoding claudin-20: MASAALQFFAFILALFGVFGAITAALLPNWKVNADVGSNIITAITQMQGLWMDCTWYSTGMFSCTLKYSILSLPVYIQAARTTMVLSCILSAFGICIATVGMKCTRLGGDRDTKSHTSFAAGVFFILAGIFGLISTAWYTREIISNFLDPAVPESSKHEPGGAVYIGFISAGLLLTAGAIFGTSCFKKQQGAWIYPNKPHQQFPGAQQENNSGYNLKDYV; the protein is encoded by the coding sequence ATGGCATCAGCAGCTCTACAGttctttgctttcattttagcCTTGTTTGGTGTTTTTGGTGCAATCACAGCTGCCTTGTTGCCCAACTGGAAGGTGAATGCAGACGTGGGTTCAAACATCATCACAGCCATAACTCAGATGCAAGGGCTCTGGATGGACTGCACATGGTACAGCACCGGGATGTTTAGCTGCACACTGAAATATTCCATCCTCTCCCTCCCTGTTTACATCCAAGCTGCGCGGACCACCATGGTTTTGTCTTGCATCCTCTCAGCTTTTGGAATCTGCATCGCCACCGTTGGGATGAAGTGCACCCGCCTGGGAGGGGACAGGGACACCAAAAGCCACACGTCATTTGCAGCAGGAGTCTTCTTCATCCTTGCAGGAATATTTGGATTGATATCAACAGCATGGTACACGAGAGAGATCATTTCTAATTTTCTGGACCCAGCAGTTCCAGAAAGCAGTAAGCATGAACCAGGAGGAGCTGTTTACATTGGATTTATTTCAGCAGGACTTCTACTCACGGCAGGTGCAATCTTTGGCACTTCCTGTTTTAAAAAGCAGCAGGGAGCCTGGATTTACCCTAATAAGCCACACCAACAGTTTCCAGGTGCCCAGCAAGAGAACAATTCAGGCTACAACCTTAAGGACTATGTGTAA